Part of the Leptolyngbya sp. BL0902 genome, GCGACGACGACCCGATGCGGTTTGCCTTCTTTAGTAAGGCGGCGATGGAGTTCTTGCTCCGCAGCAACAAGCGCCCGGATGTAATTCACTGCCACGACTGGCAAACCGGGCTGATTCCGGTCATGCTGTTTGAAATCTATAAATACAACGGCATGGAGTTCCAGCGGGTGCTCTACACCATCCACAACTTCAAGCACCAGGGCATTGCTGGGGTGGATATCCTGGAAGCCACGGGGTTAAACCGACCGGAATACTACTACCAGTTTGGCCAACTGCGCGACAACTTCAACCCCTTCGCCATCAACTTCATGCAGGGGGGCATCACCTACGCCAACCACGTCAACACGGTCTCCCCCTACCACGCCTGGGAAGCCCAGCACACCGACCAGGGCTTTGGCCTCGGCCACACCCTCCACACCCACCACAACAAGTTTTCCGGCATCCTCAACGGCATCGACTACGACGTGTGGAACCCGGAGGTGGATCGCTACATCCCCCATCACTACGGCATCACCACCTTTGAAGACAAAGCCCTGAACAAAAAAGTGCTGCGGGAACGGCTGATGCTGGGCCACGGCGATAAGCCCGTCGTCGCCTTCATTGGCCGATTGGATGACCAAAAGGGGGTTCACCTCGTCCACCACGCGATTTACTACACCCTTAGCCGGGGTGGACAGTTTGTGCTGCTGGGTTCCGCCACTGAAAAGGGCATCAACGACTGGTTCTGGCACGAAAAGCTGCACCTCAATGACAACCCCGACGTGCATCTCGAAATCGGCTTCAACGAAGAACTCGCCCACCTGATCTACGCCGGATCCGACCTGATTGTGGTGCCCAGCAACTTTGAACCCTGCGGCCTCACCCAAATGATCGGCCTGAGGTACGGCACGGTGCCCATCGTGCGCGGCGTCGGTGGCCTGGTCAACACCGTGTTCGATTGGGACTACGACGGCTACCACGAACCCGAAGAGCGCAACGGCTTTGTCTTCTTCCAAAGCGATACCGTCGCCCTAGAATCCGCCATGGATCGCGCCTTTGATATTTGGGAAAAAGAACCCAAACTCTTCCAGCAAATTGCCCAGCAGGGGATGCAGTACGACTTCTCCTGGAATAATCCGGGAGAGGACTATGTGGCCCTGTACGACTACATTCGCCACAAATAGCCGATGCAACCCAAATCGGGGTAAGCTTAGCAGCCCTATCCCCTTAACTCTACCCCCAGAGCAGTAAAGTAAGTTTGAGATCTACTGAGGCTTCTCCGTCGAACTTCTCGGTTGTACTTTCCCCACGCCCATGGCTGATTCTGCTCCCTGGTTTGAGTACCGTGTTGTTGTTCACCCCCACCACACCGACTATGCTGGCATTGTTTGGCACGGCACCTATATTGCATGGCTAGAGGAGGCACGGGTGGCCTACCTACAACGGCACAACCTCACCTTTGCCGATTGGGTCAACGCCGGGGTAGATCTGCCCGTGGTGGATATGGCCCTGCGCTATCGCCAATCCCTGCGGCTGGGGGATGAAGCCCTCATTCAGGCACGAACGGCTCCTTTTAGGGGCGTGCGCCTCGTGTGGCAATACGAAGTGCTGAATTCTGCGACCCAGGAACTCTGTTTGGATGGCACCGTTACCCTTGCCACGGTGGATCTCACCAGTCGGCGGGTGCTGCGTCGGCTGCCCGATCACCTGCAAGCGGCCCTCTCGTCACCGGGGGAAGGCAAGGGCCAAGGAGCGGGGCAGGTTTAGCGATGCCGTAGCCCTGGGCAAAGTTGACCCCTAGGGCGGTGATGCGCTGGAGGATGGCGTCATTTTCCACATATTCCGCCACGGTTTGCAGCCCCATGGCCTGACTAATGCGGCTAATGGCTTCCACCATGGCGCTATCGATGGCGTCGCTCACCATATCTTTGACAAAACTGCCATCAATTTTGAGGTAGTTGACGGGCAAGTGTTTTAGGTAGGTGAAGGAGGACATGCCGCTGCCGAAATCATCTAGCGCGAAGTGACAGCCCAAGGATCTAAGCTGCTGGATAAACTGGCTGGCTTGGATCAGGTTGGCAATGGCGGCGGTTTCGGTAATTTCAAAACAGACCAGGTGGGGCGGCACCCCGTATTCCTCAAACTGCTGCTTGAGAAAATCCACCATGCGGTCGTCGGTGAGGCTGTGGCCCGATAGGTTGATGGCGTATTGAATGGGGGGCTGTCCAGCGGCGGGCTGTACCTGGTGCCAGTGTTGAAACAGGGTGTTCACCACCCAGCGGTCAATTTTGCCAATCAGGTCGTAGCGCTCGGCGGCGGGGATGAAGGCCATGGGTGGAATGATGGTGCCGTCGTTGTCGAGCAGGCGGATCAAGATTTCGGCATGATCCATGGCGGGGTAGCTGGGCTGGGTGGGCCGGATGGGCTGGGCAAATAGGCAAAATTGATCGTTCTCAAGGGCTTGGGTGATGCGGGTGGCCCAGCGAATTTCCCCTTGCTGCTGGGCCAGGGTTTGGTCGTCGGGCTGGAAGAGATGGACGCGGTTACGGCCTGTATTTTTGGCGGCATAGCAGGCGGCATCGGCATACATCAGCAGGGATTCTAAATCCTCCACCTGGGGCGTAATCGGCACTACCCCAATGCTGGCCCCAATGGTGAAGACATGGTTATCCCAGGTGAAGCGAAAATCCTGCACCGTTTCCCGCAGGGCATCCGCCACCCGCAGCCCTTGGTCAAGGTCGCACTGCTGGAGTAAGACGCCAAATTCATCTCCTCCTAGGCGGGCTAGGGTGTCGGTTTTGCGAATGTGGGCTTGCATCAGGGCAGTGATTTGGCGCAGCAGTTCGTCTCCTACTTTGTGGCCACAGGTGTCGTTGACAATCTTGAAGCGGTCAAGGTCGAGATAGCAGAGCACATGGGTGCCAGATTCCACCTGAGTGCTTTGGATGGCCTGCTCTAGGCGGTGCTCGAAGGCGCGACGGTTGACCAGCCCGGTGAGGGGATCGTGCATGGCCTGCCAAAATATCTGGCGGGTGAGCTGGCGGGCATGAGTGACATCGTGGAACACCATCACCGCCCCCACGGTTTGCCCCTGGCGATTGCGAATTGGCCCAGCGGAGTCATCAATGGCAATTTCGCGACCCCTGCGAGACACCAAAAAGGTATCGCCATTTAAGCCAACGATCTGGTTTTCCCGCAGGGCTTGGAACACCGGATTTTCAACAGGTTCACGGGTTTCGTCCAAAAGCAACTGAAAAATCTCACCGAGGGGTTGGCCCTGTGCTTCCCCTTGGCTCCAGCCCGTCAGTTCCTCCGCCACGGGGTTGATATACTGCACCCGCCCCTCCACATCCGTCGTAATCACCGCATCGCCAATGGAATGCAGCGTCACCTGGGCCAGTTCCTTTTCGTAGAACAGCATTTCTTCGATGTGCTTGCGGTCGGTGATATCGGCAAAAGAGGTAACTACGGCGTAGGGCTTATCCTCCCCAGGGCGGAACATGGGCTGGGAATTAATGGAAATCCAGGTGAGTTCACCGCTGGGCTTATGCACCCCCATCACCACATTGCGGCAGGGCTGTCCGGTTCGCAGGGCCACCATGGCGGGGTGGTCTTCCCCCGGCATGGGCGATCCATCTTCGTGGATGCTACGCCAACGGGGATCAATCGAGGTGAGCCCCTGCAATTGGCCCATGTTCAGACCCAGAATTTCTTCGGCCCGTTCATTGCTGGCCTGCACCACGCCATCGGCACCCTGCAACACAATCCCCTCCGCCAGGGCTGTGACCAGGGATCGATAGCGCTCCTCGCTTTCCCTCAGCACCGCCTCGGCCCGACGTTGTTCCGTCACATCTCGATAGCTCAGCACCTTAGCCACCGCTTGGCCATCCTGCCACTGGGGGCGGGCGTGGCGCTCAAAAATTTGCCCATCTTTGAGCTGCACCACATCCATCGTTTTTTGCTCCAGGTTGGCCATCATTGCCTGGGTGGCCCGCAGGAATTGGTCGGGATCCTGGAGTTGATCGAGCACAACGGGATAGAAATTGGGGATTCCACTACCGCTACGCACCTCCTCTGCCAAGGCCGCAGGAATACCCCACATCTTGAGGAAGCGCTGGTTCCAGTGGGTCAGATGCATGGTTGAATCCAGCACCAAAATGCCGTCGGCGGTGGATTCTAAGATGGACTCCAGGGCCGAAGTCGTAGCCGCCTGCTGAGCATTTAACCGTTGAATCACTCGACTGCGTGACCTCAACCGCCGATCCACCCACACCAAGCCCGTGATGACGATGGCCAGCAACATCCCCTGAATCAGCATGAGGTTAGCCACTGGTTCAATGGCCGCATCCACCTCATTGGCCAGGGCCGGGATTTGAGCACCGACCTGATGCCCCCAACTTCTAAGGGCATTCCACAAAAACACGCTGGCCATCAACATCCCAAAACCTGCGCCCCCCGCACACCAGCAGGGTGTTTCCAACTCCCGGTGCCGCGCTAGGGCATGGGCCAGCAACCCCAGCCCCAGCCCCAACAGCCCCGCCGCCGTGGGAATGGAAATCCCGGTGAGGTAGCGCCAGGTGTGGTCGTCGCCAATCTGAGCCAAGTAGCCCAGCAGCCCGATTATCCCCATAGCCAGCACCCCAAAGGATAGGAAACCCGCTAAACCTAGGGCGCGATCCGGTGGCAGATCTGGGGTAGCAGGGGTTTTCCAGGGCCACCGCTGCCAACGTCGGGGCACCCCCGCCAGCAACAGGGCTATCCCCGCCAGGGTAAAGCTGAAGGCGAGGTTGGGCGACGGACGACCGGGAATGGGCCGATCCACCAACACAAAAAACTGCTCCACGGGTTCGATGATGCGCCCTGAGTGCAGCCCATCAGCCCCGTACAGGGCGGGGGTGATGTAGTCAGTCATCAGCCATTGGTCAATCCCCAGATTCACCTTAAAGAGGTACTGAATCAGGGTGAGGACACCAATGGCGAACACCCCGCCAGCGGGCACCCAAGCCCACCGTTGCCCCCGCCGATGCAGCAACAGCAGCAGCGCCAACCCCGCCAAGGCCAAGGCCAGGGCCGTGTTGTAGCGCATGGGGGGCGAACCGGGCGGCACCTGAAGCAGCCCCGGTATCTGCAAATGCCATGCGGCCATCATCACCAAGCCCAGACTTAGGGCAAACCCGCCCATCAACCGGGGAATCCACCGCTGCCAG contains:
- a CDS encoding bifunctional diguanylate cyclase/phosphodiesterase encodes the protein MVPASSPSAAMPHPPWQRWIPRLMGGFALSLGLVMMAAWHLQIPGLLQVPPGSPPMRYNTALALALAGLALLLLLHRRGQRWAWVPAGGVFAIGVLTLIQYLFKVNLGIDQWLMTDYITPALYGADGLHSGRIIEPVEQFFVLVDRPIPGRPSPNLAFSFTLAGIALLLAGVPRRWQRWPWKTPATPDLPPDRALGLAGFLSFGVLAMGIIGLLGYLAQIGDDHTWRYLTGISIPTAAGLLGLGLGLLAHALARHRELETPCWCAGGAGFGMLMASVFLWNALRSWGHQVGAQIPALANEVDAAIEPVANLMLIQGMLLAIVITGLVWVDRRLRSRSRVIQRLNAQQAATTSALESILESTADGILVLDSTMHLTHWNQRFLKMWGIPAALAEEVRSGSGIPNFYPVVLDQLQDPDQFLRATQAMMANLEQKTMDVVQLKDGQIFERHARPQWQDGQAVAKVLSYRDVTEQRRAEAVLRESEERYRSLVTALAEGIVLQGADGVVQASNERAEEILGLNMGQLQGLTSIDPRWRSIHEDGSPMPGEDHPAMVALRTGQPCRNVVMGVHKPSGELTWISINSQPMFRPGEDKPYAVVTSFADITDRKHIEEMLFYEKELAQVTLHSIGDAVITTDVEGRVQYINPVAEELTGWSQGEAQGQPLGEIFQLLLDETREPVENPVFQALRENQIVGLNGDTFLVSRRGREIAIDDSAGPIRNRQGQTVGAVMVFHDVTHARQLTRQIFWQAMHDPLTGLVNRRAFEHRLEQAIQSTQVESGTHVLCYLDLDRFKIVNDTCGHKVGDELLRQITALMQAHIRKTDTLARLGGDEFGVLLQQCDLDQGLRVADALRETVQDFRFTWDNHVFTIGASIGVVPITPQVEDLESLLMYADAACYAAKNTGRNRVHLFQPDDQTLAQQQGEIRWATRITQALENDQFCLFAQPIRPTQPSYPAMDHAEILIRLLDNDGTIIPPMAFIPAAERYDLIGKIDRWVVNTLFQHWHQVQPAAGQPPIQYAINLSGHSLTDDRMVDFLKQQFEEYGVPPHLVCFEITETAAIANLIQASQFIQQLRSLGCHFALDDFGSGMSSFTYLKHLPVNYLKIDGSFVKDMVSDAIDSAMVEAISRISQAMGLQTVAEYVENDAILQRITALGVNFAQGYGIAKPAPLLGPCLPPVTRGPLAGDRAADAAPADW
- a CDS encoding acyl-CoA thioesterase, translating into MADSAPWFEYRVVVHPHHTDYAGIVWHGTYIAWLEEARVAYLQRHNLTFADWVNAGVDLPVVDMALRYRQSLRLGDEALIQARTAPFRGVRLVWQYEVLNSATQELCLDGTVTLATVDLTSRRVLRRLPDHLQAALSSPGEGKGQGAGQV
- the glgA gene encoding glycogen synthase GlgA, with amino-acid sequence MYIVQIASECAPVIKAGGLGDVVYGLSRELETRGHCVEIILPKYDCMRYDHIWGLHEAYRDLIVPWYGTDILCDVYCGWVHGRLCFFIEPKSWEMFFNRGCYYGCDDDPMRFAFFSKAAMEFLLRSNKRPDVIHCHDWQTGLIPVMLFEIYKYNGMEFQRVLYTIHNFKHQGIAGVDILEATGLNRPEYYYQFGQLRDNFNPFAINFMQGGITYANHVNTVSPYHAWEAQHTDQGFGLGHTLHTHHNKFSGILNGIDYDVWNPEVDRYIPHHYGITTFEDKALNKKVLRERLMLGHGDKPVVAFIGRLDDQKGVHLVHHAIYYTLSRGGQFVLLGSATEKGINDWFWHEKLHLNDNPDVHLEIGFNEELAHLIYAGSDLIVVPSNFEPCGLTQMIGLRYGTVPIVRGVGGLVNTVFDWDYDGYHEPEERNGFVFFQSDTVALESAMDRAFDIWEKEPKLFQQIAQQGMQYDFSWNNPGEDYVALYDYIRHK